Proteins encoded in a region of the Nicotiana tomentosiformis chromosome 9, ASM39032v3, whole genome shotgun sequence genome:
- the LOC138899038 gene encoding uncharacterized protein produces MTKAQTSRCSVHQGSTKMYHNLKEVYWWNDMKRNVADFGARCPNCQQVKAEHQRPGGSAQNIEILMWKWEMINMEFVVGLPHTPHKFDSIWGRWDDHLPLIEFAYNNNYHVRIQMALFEALYGRRCRSPIGWFEIGEAELIGPNLVHQDMEKVKIITERLKTAQIHQKSYLDVRRGDLEFKEDDWVFLKISPMKGVMRFGKKRKLSPRIELPPEMSLVNPMFQVSILKKVVGDPSLIIPVKTIEVNEELTYEEISVSILDRQVRKLRNKEITSVKVLWRNQQVEEATWESEEEMKKKYPHLFE; encoded by the exons atgaccaagGCTCAGACTTCTAGGTGTTCCGTGCATCagggttctacaaagatgtaccataatcttaaggaagtctactggtggaatgatatgaagaggaacgTAGCGGACTTTGgtgcaagatgtccaaattgtcagcaagtaaaggccgaacaccaaaggccaggtgggtcagctcaaaacatagaaattctgatgtggaaatgggagatgatcaatatggaatttgtggtaggactaccccACACTCCTCacaagttcgactcgatttgg ggtagatgggatgatcatttgccactcatagagtttgcctacaataacaattaTCATGTTAGAATTCAGATGGcactgttcgaggctttatacggtaggagatgtagatctcccatagggtggttcgagattggggaagcagaattAATAGGGCCGAACCTCGTGCATCAGgatatggagaaggttaagatcattacagaacggttgaaaactgcccagattcatcagaagtcctatttggACGTGCGTCGcggggatttggagttcaaagaagatgattgggtattcttgaagatttcccctatgaagggtgtaatgcggtttggtaagaaaaggaaattgagtccgag GatagaactacctccagagatgtctttagtgaaCCCGATGTTCCAGGTATCCatattgaagaaggtggttggagatccgtcgcttattaTTCCGGTTAAGACTatcgaggttaatgaagaattgacttatgaagaaatttcagtttccattcttgataggcaagttcgaaagttgagaaataaagaaattacctccgtgaAAGTCCTATGGCggaaccaacaggttgaagaggccacctgggagtccgaggaagaaatgaagaagaaataccctcatttgtttgaatag